Below is a window of Phyllopteryx taeniolatus isolate TA_2022b chromosome 16, UOR_Ptae_1.2, whole genome shotgun sequence DNA.
gggaggggggtgccTAACAGGGGTCTCTATCCCTCCATCTTCATTTTCTCCTTGATGTCCAAcatcacccccacccccaaaaataacaaaaaaaaaacatgcctctCATCTCCTTCCCTATCCAACAGTCACGTCGATTAAAGTTAAATATTGATCTGTGATATTATAATACAGTGTTCTGGTTGTCTAGTGGGCTAGTCTGTGAACTTCTTTAACCTCTGGCACCAGAGAGAAAAATGACTCATTCAGGTGCTCGCTGACCTTCCAGATTTGAAGGAAGGGGGAATTAATTCTGTGGCATAGACGGGCTTCAAAGTGAAGTGTTGTACTTATGTAAAATTGTTATAATCACATGTAATGACTATATCTATCTATTATAAAGTAGCAAGAAGCCATATTTGGTAACAGGTAAAGTAGGTGTTAGAACCTTAACTGTAGAATATTGTAGTGAGACCATGTTTTCTTGCATGAATTAAAGCACTAATTGGCgtggaaccatatttggtaacccGATAAGTTGATGTTTCTCATTTGAACTTCAATGTGAGAGTAATTTATTAAACAGTAGACAGATTGTTTCTGTATTCTTCCCTCTTAACAATGTAGCAGGgcaggaaccatatttggtaccATGTTAATTGGGTGTTCCTCGTTATAACTTCAACTTTAGAATATTGTGAATAGTAAGAACTAGTTGTGCTTTAGCAGGTGCGGAGCCATATTTTGTACCATGTTAAGTGAATGTTCCTCGTTATGACTTCAACTTTAGAGTATTGTTGTCAGTAGAAAGATTTAGTAGCACTTTAGCAGATGTGGCACTATATTTGATGGCGGCTGACGTGGGCGTTAGAGCTTGAACTTTCGAATATTGAAGTGAGTGGTAAGACAGTGTTTCTGTAGTAGAAACCGTAGTAGTTACTGGGTGTGGAATCGTATTTAGTGCCAGGTGAACTGTGTGTTCCTCGTTATAACTTTAGAGCATTCTTGTGAGTAGTAAGATCTCTGAGTGCTTTAGCTGGCACGAAACTGTATTTGATAACTAGTTAAGTGGGTATTGTAACTTTAGCTAATGGAGAACAATTTGTCCTACCTCTGCTCACTACAACTGACTCTTGTTGATGTGCTTACGAGGAATAATAAGGCATAATCACTGCTTTTAGAGAGCGACATCAAAAGCAGGCGCTCATAAAATACAGCGTGCGAAATGAGTTTCTGACTCATGCTTAATCGGACATAAATGGCCGGGTCAGCCActcttgtttgtttatttatgcaaCGTTCCTCAGCATTATGGTCCTCGGtgtggtcatcatcatcatcattgtgtTGCGGATGGCCATAGGCACAACACCTGTCGGGATGTCTCCTGCCAGAATTTCTACCACTATAatgctaatgtgtgtgtgtgtgtgtgtgggggggggggggttactcaTTGACATCACTGACACGGTCTCTCATCAAAagttgttcatttatttctatgctTTAAATAAGAAAGTACATATGTAAAAAATGATACTTTTTACTTGAAGATACATTACCAGGTTCAAAGGAAACtttacaaacatttcaaaagacatttttctcCATCAGAGTATAACGCCGCTCATCCACGGCCATGTTATTaggcaaaaagaggaaaaaaggtGAGGTAGAAAACTATATGAGCCCTGATGTGAGTTATATTCAAATGATCTTTAATTACAAACTCCCACAGACTTCTGGGCCCATTTGACCTGCACACATGGACACTTTGCTTTTCAGGATGAGGGGGCGCCACGTGGCCATTTTCTCTGATTTGCACCTGGGAGAGAAAATAGGGAGGCCAATTACGGAGCCACTTTGAAAGCATTTACAGTAAAGATGTGGTCAAATTACACtttaaacaataacaaattattCTCTAGGGCAATGTTAAACTTTAAAGCATTGTTGTTGTTCCCCACTATGTTAACCCCCTTTTAGTTCTTTttgtaggctccagcacacattCATTCCACGCAGAGATTTCCATAAACATTTCCATAAGAGCAACCGAAGAgccagcttgttttttttttttgtggggggttcAATAATCATCCTGTATATGCACGCAATGTCCTCCAGTgatcctttaaaataaaaaaaactccctaccatcaattgttttgttttgaatataCTGCACATAGCCAGAGCAGCAGTAGTGCTTTAACCCTTaattggcattaaaaaaaaaaattataataaaatacagcagACAAGAAAGACAGACAGGTAGGTTCAATCAAAGCGTAAAGTACAAAAAGCAGCAGTAGTAgatcaaatacaataaatagtGTCCAGTACCTGTTTGAAATGCTCGGGAATTTTCAGAGCAACCAGCACAACAGAAAAATGTGCAGCGTTCTCAAAATCAAGGGTGATTAACAGAAGGGCTGCGTGATATGATGTTTTATCTCGGTGCGAGTTCTTGTTGTCACAAACCAGTTGGTATGAATTGCGCTACCCCCTAGTGGTGTGGATGAAGGCAGGAAACAGCAATGGAACACAGCAAATTAAGCTGAAATGATTTACGCAAGGCtaaccaaatgtttttatttgacataAAATGAACGATCCTGTGTGGTTTACGATCTGGATGTACAACGGACCAATGAGGACAGTATGACACACAAGACTTGCGTCAAGTTGGAAGTGGAAAAAGTAAATATGCTCTTTAGAAAGCAATGAAAAATGAAGTAGTAGTCttgcttttttaatttatgcTATAATTTTATGGTAGCTACAGTACTTTTAAATAATTCATGTCACTAAGAgagaacaaatcttttctttGTGGAAGGCCATCCCACCTACACACACCAAATATGATTTTCTGTTCCAAATCGTAGTGTGACTAACTGAACTCAACTTGGTAGAAGCACAGCTTCATAGAAATTTTACCATCCTGTCTGATGTACCATCttgagacaaaaataatataggaaaaacCGCCACAGAAAAGTACAAAAATTAACTTTTCACAGACTGTATTTGTTTAGCTAACCCACACCGGCAGATAGCAACGTGATTGAAGTGGTGCAAATAATTTTTACAATAGACTAATGACAACAGTACAACATGCAAGAGTCGACAAAAATGATAAGTGGAAAGACCAAACTAAATTCGCTCTTTGGAAAGCAACAAAAAAGGTCATAGTGGTCTTGCTTTTTTATGTAATGCTATACTTTCCACATACCACCAAGCTCTTCCAGTACGGTAAAAGTTCTTAGGATACTAAAACAACCCCAACTGATCCATGTGTCAAGAAGAAATGACACCAAATTCTGGTTGTCCTCCATCGTTGTTTACAACGTGGCGGCTTGGCCTGTGTTCTCAAGCTATTCACGTAGCTAACACAGCTCGTGTCATCTGTACAACACTCCCCAATAAggtattttctgtttttaaattgtgcgactggttgtttgtttctatgtgccctgcgattggctggcgaccggctcagggtgtaccccgcctcccgccctaagatagctggggtaggcccCAGCagcccgctaccctagtgaggataagcggtaaagaaaatggatggatggaaattgtaGCGAGACAAACTGAATCGAACTGTACCACTTGGTGGAAACAAGTCTTGAGTTGTACATTTTTACCCAATTTGCTGTCCTCTCAATGGCTGTAGCTAGGTAGCGTAATGTAATCTAGCCATAGAAATGGGATGATAACAATTGTTTGGAATGATCAATTAAATATGGGAAATGCTAGGGTATTGATTGGCAAACACTATTACTCTAGCATAGATCTACAAGGACATGTTCCAAAGTGCGCCTCAGCAGAATACATTTATGTGGCTGGCCTGATCAGTTTCTGCCACATTTCCAGGGGAACTCAGTGTTCCTCAGGGTCCCAAGGCCTATGTGCTCTTGCAAGTGTAGACCTCCTCCTCGCGGACACACGTCTGGCACTCCACATGGCAGCACCAGCGCACCTGGCAGTGGCAGGAAAGGCTGGTGAGGCGCATGGCCGTATTGTAGCCGCGCCCGCAGCAAAGGTTCTGGCAACTAGTGTCCTTGGCGCACGATCGTCCGGCTGTGCCCGCTGAATAGCGTGAGGGCCGACAAAAGCTGGGCGACTCCTCCAGGTAGACCAGGTCGGTGGTACGCAGGCTCTGGCTGTGGCGACGTGGCCCTGCGAGCTCGCTCTCACCGGTGGCCACGTTGGTGACACTGAGAACCCGCATGGCTGTGTCGTAGCGGTACTTGAGCAGCCGGCCCGTGTCGTGGAACGGAGACAGCTGCTTCCAGCAAGTCCGTACGGCGCAAGAGCCGGAAACCCCGTGACACTTGCAGGTGGTCTTGAGGCCGCTCTTTACCGCCTTGGACAGACAGCATGAGAAGAAGGAGGggggagaggggaaaaaaacagggagATGTCAGTTCTCTAGCTTTGATTCATTACCTGGCATCTTATCTGGGAGGTCTATCTGCACGGATGTGGACGGTTTCCTGAAGGCGGTCGGCTGCACCTTTTCAGAATGTTTCAGCTCAACTCGGTGCTAACTCTAAGATAATGGATTGAGGGCAACTGTCGTATTTCATTTGGCACACATCTCTCACTCGGACAGCTCGGGCTCTGTTGCGACTAGTACTGTCTGCCTCGCATGTCTCGTTCCTCAAGCCCGAGACATGGCGGGACCCATGGTGCAAACGCTGGAATCTCTCCGCCTCCCTTTACCGCCTGCTCACGCAACCGACTTAAACCAAGCAGCCCCCAAAACTAGCTCAAGAGGGGTACCCCTGATTTGTTTGCACCATCACTCAGCCATCTGTCTGGGTGAGGGCCAGAGACAGGTCAGATAGCATGGGGGTTAGTCCGACAGGCCTCAGGGTACTTtgaggttgaaaagttctgcttAGTTCCTCCCTCTACAGGTATGAAACCCTCAGGGGGCTTCAGAGTACTATTACTGAGAGCTGGGTGGGTGGCTGGGAGGCCATGCTCTCTTCTCAGACCACATCGGTGTAAAGTGAGGAAAACATTCAACTCAGATAAGATAGCTCTGCCCTTACttcttcctgttttgtttggcTTTGTTGTCTAGGGTGAAAGATCCCCGGGGGCTTCTTGTCAATTTCAGAGCGCCACAGCGGTGGTTACCAACATTAGGCAGGATTTATGGCGAGTCCACTGATTTagtacatggaaaaaaaatgcttgctcgTATATTAAAAAAGAGGCCACTGTTATAATCACTCCCTCTGCGATATGAGACCTTTAATTTGCAGTCGGCCCGCACAGCAAGCTTTATCATGCCTAAGAACACCTGGCTCCGACTCTCGTCTCTTTAGCTAAAAACCTTTTCTAGCATCCTCTCATGGCATCGGTAGGATTAAATTGCAGTATTTGGGGGCACTTTGTACTCACCCGAATTCCCACATTGACATTGTGGGTATCCACCTGAGCCCTCAGATCCTTGCTGACCCTCTTCTGGCTCAAGAACCTCTTGAGGAATTTGGTGCTGTACTTGAGGTTGTCGCCGCACACCCCCCACTGCCACGCCTCCCGGTGCTGGATGCCGGGCGAGTCGTCACAGGTGCAGCGCTCCATGCGGCCCGAGCTGCACGCCTTGGCGAGGGCGTGGGTCAGCGCAGCCGACGACACCGCCAGGAGAAAGGCCGTCTCTTTGAAGGCTGGAACAAACCAGAGCAAAAAGATTTAGTGGTGATTTTACACTAGGGGCAAGTCAAACAGTGccccatacatttttttatttcatacggCGTACTGATACAATTATTGTTCCTGCCAACTCGCCCTCCCGCCGTAAACAAATACATCTGTCTCTGGCTAGCAGACGTCATGGCAAGTGATATGCTTTTGGATGTGCGAACAACTTTGCAAATAGTCACCTCGCCTCAGTCCTCAGTTTACAGACGTTTCAAGCTTACGAACGGcatgcaatgaactagttttcaCAGTGAAGCAAATGTTATCATCAtagaaggcatgctcagttaacCCCTACCTACAGTTTAAaatttttgatttgattgattgaaaaatGCAACTCATTTTTTGACTGCACTTtactaattg
It encodes the following:
- the wnt9b gene encoding protein Wnt-9b: MRSRLPRTGCLLRLVALCILLSHSAAYFGLTGREPLVFLPGPFSNEPATGKSHLKQCEQMVLSRRQKRLCRREPGLAETLRETVRISLLECRYQFRNERWNCSLDGRVSLLKRAFKETAFLLAVSSAALTHALAKACSSGRMERCTCDDSPGIQHREAWQWGVCGDNLKYSTKFLKRFLSQKRVSKDLRAQVDTHNVNVGIRAVKSGLKTTCKCHGVSGSCAVRTCWKQLSPFHDTGRLLKYRYDTAMRVLSVTNVATGESELAGPRRHSQSLRTTDLVYLEESPSFCRPSRYSAGTAGRSCAKDTSCQNLCCGRGYNTAMRLTSLSCHCQVRWCCHVECQTCVREEEVYTCKST